Proteins from a single region of Scleropages formosus chromosome 22, fSclFor1.1, whole genome shotgun sequence:
- the alpl gene encoding alkaline phosphatase, tissue-nonspecific isozyme isoform X1, whose product MPPGPQGEAPGHPVALLKPGDPPSADCAGRDPWYRHTAQDFSALALQRDSRLQPGLLGHQKEDAMELLSLILLWGFLLGGVRAKPLFPEHEKDPAFWHSWAQRTLRTALSLQDLNKNIAKNLILFLGDGMGVSTVTAARILKGQLNRQSGEETELEMDKFPYVALAKTYNTDSQVADSAGTATAFLCGVKANWGTVGVNAAAVRNQCNTTTGNEVTSILKWAKDAGKSVGIVTTTRLNHATPSAAYAHSVSRDWFSDADMPREALQAGCKDIARQLFENIPDINVIMGGGRRYMLPKNTSDVEYPNEAKHQGTRLDGRDLLEEWQMKMRHERGVYVWNRRDLLALNPNNVDYLLGLFEPSDMTYDLERDKESDPSLTEMVDMAIKVLRKNPRGFYLLVEGGRIDHGHHEGKAKQALHEAVEMDRAIGRAGLLTSEWDTLTVVTADHSHVFNFGGYTMRGTSIFGLAPMLSDIDHKPFTSIVYGNGPGYKVVNGTRENVSTIDFYNDNYQAQAAVPLSLETHGGEDVAVFAKGPMAHLLHGVHEQNYIPHVMAYAACIGQNQRHCLYARSEAPELSLTWSSLFTLLTVGHLLC is encoded by the exons ATGCCGCCTGGCCCCCAAGGTGAAGCCCCTGGGCACCCCGTTGCACTTCTGAAACCCGGAGACCCGCCTTCGGCAGACTGCGCAGG CAGGGATCCTTGGTATCGGCACACAGCTCAGGACTTCTCCGCTTTGGCTCTGCAGCGTGACAGTCGTCTACAACCAGGGTTGCTGGGACACCAAAAAGAAGACGCCATGGAGCTGCTGAGCCTCATCCTGTTGTGGGGTTTCCTGCTCGGAGGAGTCCGGGCAAAGCCCCTTTTCCCAG AGCACGAGAAGGACCCCGCCTTCTGGCATTCGTGGGCACAGCGGACCTTGAGGACGGCTCTGTCACTCCAGGACCTCAACAAAAACATTGCCAAAAACCTCATTCTCTTCCTTGGCGATG gAATGGGTGTTTCCACGGTGACGGCAGCCCGCATTCTAAAAGGGCAGCTAAATAGGCAAAGTGGGGAGGAGACGGAGCTGGAGATGGACAAGTTCCCTTATGTGGCGCTCGCTAAG ACATACAACACCGATTCCCAGGTGGCTGACAGTGCTGGAACTGCCACTGCCTTTCTGTGTGGTGTGAAGGCCAACTGGGGGACGGTCGGTGTGAATGCAGCTGCTGTGCGGAACCAGTGCAACACCACTACTGGCAACGAGGTCACCTCTATCCTCAAGTGGGCCAAGGATGCAG GCAAGTCAGTGGGCATTGTCACGACAACACGTTTGAACCACGCTACGCCCAGTGCGGCATACGCCCACTCAGTGAGCCGCGACTGGTTTTCAGACGCAGATATGCCACGCGAGGCACTGCAGGCTGGCTGTAAAGACATCGCCAGGCAACTCTTCGAGAACATTCCTGACATAAAC GTGATTATGGGTGGTGGACGTAGATACATGCTCCCAAAGAATACCTCGGATGTGGAATACCCCAATGAGGCCAAGCACCAAGGCACCCGCTTGGATGGGCGAGACCTGCTGGAGGAGTGGCAGATGAAGATGAGACACGAG AGAGGTGTTTATGTGTGGAATCGAAGGGATCTCTTGGCATTAAACCCCAACAATGTAGACTATTTACTAG GTCTCTTTGAGCCCTCGGATATGACCTATGACTTGGAGCGGGACAAGGAGTCAGACCCTTCCTTGACTGAGATGGTGGACATGGCCATTAAAGTTCTGAGGAAGAACCCTCGGGGTTTTTACCTCTTGGTAGAAG GAGGGCGCATTGACCATGGTCATCATGAAGGCAAGGCCAAGCAGGCCCTGCATGAGGCTGTTGAGATGGATCGTGCCATTGGCAGGGCTGGTCTCCTGACCAGTGAGTGGGACACCTTGACCGTAGTGACTGCAGACCACTCACATGTTTTCAACTTCGGCGGCTACACCATGCGGGGAACCTCCATCTTTG GTCTAGCACCCATGTTGAGTGATATAGACCACAAACCCTTCACTTCCATTGTTTATGGGAATGGACCAGGATACAAAGTGGTCAACGGCACCCGAGAGAATGTCTCCACCATTGACTttt ACAATGACAACTACCAGGCCCAGGCTGCGGTGCCCCTCAGTCTGGAGACCCATGGGGGGGAGGATGTGGCTGTGTTCGCCAAGGGCCCCATGGCCCACCTTCTGCATGGTGTCCATGAGCAGAACTACATCCCCCATGTTATGGCCTATGCTGCCTGCATTGGCCAGAACCAGCGACATTGTCTTTATGCCAGAAGCGAGGCCCCAGAGCTCAGCTTGACCTGGTCCAGCCTTTTCACCCTGCTCACAGTCGGCCACCTGCTGTGCTGA
- the alpl gene encoding alkaline phosphatase, tissue-nonspecific isozyme isoform X2 — MELLSLILLWGFLLGGVRAKPLFPEHEKDPAFWHSWAQRTLRTALSLQDLNKNIAKNLILFLGDGMGVSTVTAARILKGQLNRQSGEETELEMDKFPYVALAKTYNTDSQVADSAGTATAFLCGVKANWGTVGVNAAAVRNQCNTTTGNEVTSILKWAKDAGKSVGIVTTTRLNHATPSAAYAHSVSRDWFSDADMPREALQAGCKDIARQLFENIPDINVIMGGGRRYMLPKNTSDVEYPNEAKHQGTRLDGRDLLEEWQMKMRHERGVYVWNRRDLLALNPNNVDYLLGLFEPSDMTYDLERDKESDPSLTEMVDMAIKVLRKNPRGFYLLVEGGRIDHGHHEGKAKQALHEAVEMDRAIGRAGLLTSEWDTLTVVTADHSHVFNFGGYTMRGTSIFGLAPMLSDIDHKPFTSIVYGNGPGYKVVNGTRENVSTIDFYNDNYQAQAAVPLSLETHGGEDVAVFAKGPMAHLLHGVHEQNYIPHVMAYAACIGQNQRHCLYARSEAPELSLTWSSLFTLLTVGHLLC; from the exons ATGGAGCTGCTGAGCCTCATCCTGTTGTGGGGTTTCCTGCTCGGAGGAGTCCGGGCAAAGCCCCTTTTCCCAG AGCACGAGAAGGACCCCGCCTTCTGGCATTCGTGGGCACAGCGGACCTTGAGGACGGCTCTGTCACTCCAGGACCTCAACAAAAACATTGCCAAAAACCTCATTCTCTTCCTTGGCGATG gAATGGGTGTTTCCACGGTGACGGCAGCCCGCATTCTAAAAGGGCAGCTAAATAGGCAAAGTGGGGAGGAGACGGAGCTGGAGATGGACAAGTTCCCTTATGTGGCGCTCGCTAAG ACATACAACACCGATTCCCAGGTGGCTGACAGTGCTGGAACTGCCACTGCCTTTCTGTGTGGTGTGAAGGCCAACTGGGGGACGGTCGGTGTGAATGCAGCTGCTGTGCGGAACCAGTGCAACACCACTACTGGCAACGAGGTCACCTCTATCCTCAAGTGGGCCAAGGATGCAG GCAAGTCAGTGGGCATTGTCACGACAACACGTTTGAACCACGCTACGCCCAGTGCGGCATACGCCCACTCAGTGAGCCGCGACTGGTTTTCAGACGCAGATATGCCACGCGAGGCACTGCAGGCTGGCTGTAAAGACATCGCCAGGCAACTCTTCGAGAACATTCCTGACATAAAC GTGATTATGGGTGGTGGACGTAGATACATGCTCCCAAAGAATACCTCGGATGTGGAATACCCCAATGAGGCCAAGCACCAAGGCACCCGCTTGGATGGGCGAGACCTGCTGGAGGAGTGGCAGATGAAGATGAGACACGAG AGAGGTGTTTATGTGTGGAATCGAAGGGATCTCTTGGCATTAAACCCCAACAATGTAGACTATTTACTAG GTCTCTTTGAGCCCTCGGATATGACCTATGACTTGGAGCGGGACAAGGAGTCAGACCCTTCCTTGACTGAGATGGTGGACATGGCCATTAAAGTTCTGAGGAAGAACCCTCGGGGTTTTTACCTCTTGGTAGAAG GAGGGCGCATTGACCATGGTCATCATGAAGGCAAGGCCAAGCAGGCCCTGCATGAGGCTGTTGAGATGGATCGTGCCATTGGCAGGGCTGGTCTCCTGACCAGTGAGTGGGACACCTTGACCGTAGTGACTGCAGACCACTCACATGTTTTCAACTTCGGCGGCTACACCATGCGGGGAACCTCCATCTTTG GTCTAGCACCCATGTTGAGTGATATAGACCACAAACCCTTCACTTCCATTGTTTATGGGAATGGACCAGGATACAAAGTGGTCAACGGCACCCGAGAGAATGTCTCCACCATTGACTttt ACAATGACAACTACCAGGCCCAGGCTGCGGTGCCCCTCAGTCTGGAGACCCATGGGGGGGAGGATGTGGCTGTGTTCGCCAAGGGCCCCATGGCCCACCTTCTGCATGGTGTCCATGAGCAGAACTACATCCCCCATGTTATGGCCTATGCTGCCTGCATTGGCCAGAACCAGCGACATTGTCTTTATGCCAGAAGCGAGGCCCCAGAGCTCAGCTTGACCTGGTCCAGCCTTTTCACCCTGCTCACAGTCGGCCACCTGCTGTGCTGA